The Microlunatus antarcticus genome window below encodes:
- a CDS encoding ScyD/ScyE family protein, translated as MHVRNRVALVAATALSCAGLLSTTPATAVSPKAAETPAKVKVVAKNLTDPRQLSESGDSFYVAESGLNQVAQVTKAGGARKTVVKGVANAQGAVRAGGKIYATSGSSNPGEPQVGGSRRLYVAKAGQKPATFADLLAYELKHNPDNQTQGTGPTDDTLSNPYAVVKSRAKNGFLLIADAGANDILAVSKKGKVSTYWVPQAITTGECATQEQNSDAGPSCDPVPTGLAYGPGGLLYISGLSSEAPGEGRVYVLDKNTKLVKTLTGFTSPTGVAVGSDGSVYVSEALQGAPEGPPAPDFNPDSVGQVVKVAPDGKRTYAQVSQPTGLLWSDGKLYASARSLYKAFFGADGAGQIVSVDPSSFVAQ; from the coding sequence ATGCACGTACGGAACCGGGTCGCGCTCGTCGCGGCCACCGCTCTGAGCTGTGCGGGACTGCTCAGCACCACGCCGGCCACGGCCGTCAGCCCGAAGGCGGCGGAGACGCCGGCCAAGGTCAAGGTCGTCGCCAAGAACCTGACCGACCCGCGTCAGCTGAGCGAGAGCGGCGACTCCTTCTACGTCGCCGAGTCCGGCCTCAACCAGGTCGCGCAGGTGACGAAGGCGGGCGGCGCCCGCAAGACCGTGGTCAAGGGCGTCGCGAACGCCCAGGGCGCGGTCAGGGCAGGCGGAAAGATCTACGCCACGTCGGGGTCGTCGAACCCGGGCGAGCCGCAGGTCGGCGGCTCGCGCCGCCTCTACGTGGCCAAGGCCGGCCAGAAGCCGGCCACCTTCGCCGACCTGCTCGCGTACGAGCTGAAGCACAACCCGGACAACCAGACCCAGGGCACGGGGCCGACCGACGACACGCTCTCCAACCCCTACGCCGTCGTGAAGAGCCGGGCGAAGAACGGCTTCCTGCTCATCGCCGACGCGGGAGCTAACGACATCCTCGCGGTGAGCAAGAAGGGGAAGGTCTCGACCTACTGGGTGCCGCAGGCGATCACGACGGGCGAGTGCGCCACGCAGGAGCAGAACAGCGACGCCGGACCGAGCTGTGACCCGGTGCCGACGGGGCTGGCGTACGGGCCGGGCGGCCTGCTCTACATCTCCGGGCTGAGCAGCGAGGCGCCGGGCGAGGGCCGCGTCTACGTGCTGGACAAGAACACCAAGCTGGTCAAGACGCTCACCGGCTTCACGTCCCCGACCGGCGTGGCCGTGGGGTCCGACGGCAGCGTCTACGTGTCCGAGGCCCTGCAGGGGGCGCCCGAGGGCCCGCCCGCGCCGGACTTCAACCCCGACTCGGTCGGCCAGGTCGTCAAGGTCGCGCCGGACGGCAAGCGCACGTACGCCCAGGTGTCCCAGCCAACCGGCCTGCTGTGGAGCGACGGCAAGCTCTACGCCTCGGCCCGGTCGCTCTACAAGGCGTTCTTCGGCGCCGACGGGGCCGGCCAGATCGTCTCGGTCGACCCGAGCTCGTTCGTGGCTCAGTAG
- a CDS encoding DUF3224 domain-containing protein produces the protein MSRRSEGTFEVLGFTPADVEPAVEVTTAMPVGVATMEKRFTGEVDGTSATWFTGGQAPEGDGTYVALESFVGTLDTMAGAFVFVHAASTHQGDRHGEFFRIAEGSGTGDLAGISGTGGLAVDDDGTHRIWFEWDLPAG, from the coding sequence ATGAGCAGACGGTCCGAGGGCACCTTCGAGGTGCTGGGCTTCACCCCCGCCGACGTGGAGCCGGCGGTGGAGGTGACGACCGCGATGCCGGTGGGCGTGGCGACCATGGAGAAGCGCTTCACCGGCGAGGTCGACGGCACGTCGGCGACCTGGTTCACCGGTGGCCAGGCACCCGAGGGCGACGGGACGTACGTCGCCCTCGAGTCCTTCGTCGGGACGCTCGACACGATGGCGGGGGCATTCGTCTTCGTCCACGCGGCCTCGACGCACCAGGGCGACCGCCACGGCGAGTTCTTCCGCATCGCCGAGGGCAGCGGCACCGGCGACCTGGCCGGGATCTCGGGCACGGGCGGCCTCGCCGTCGACGACGACGGGACGCACCGCATCTGGTTCGAGTGGGACCTGCCCGCGGGATGA
- a CDS encoding potassium channel family protein, which produces MSNPLMVFLELLGRRDPVRRIPALVDLAPEQASSAIFVVMRRMRAPLITLIVIFSISVIGLSLIPGIDDQGRPAHIGLFDSFYFVSYTATTIGFGELPWPFTPAQRLWVTFTIYASVIGWAYAIGSLLTLLQDRAFQQAVALQGFTRKVGRMREPFFLVAGFGRAGELLARDFDALGQQLVVIDSSSERIDALELGSYHADIPGLVADAANPRNLGAAGLNHPSCAAVLALSNDDETNLAVTMAAALLRPDIPVVARTVSAAVAERMHAFGTPTVVNPFDRFGEHLRLALNAPASYQLLTWLEAGPGAELPKRGEPRRDGLWVVCGYGRFGREVTSDLRAAGLDVVVVESVASEDHDAEVVLGDGSDGRVLLEAGLERAVGLVAGTDNDTTNLSMLATARRHNPGLFLAARQNLPTSAALFEAMRPDALLVPTEVVAHEVYAQLSTPLLWRFIQRLPAQGDGWADVVTARLRSSCGQQLPALWKVRLDHAQAPALERLLPTGRVRLGDLLRSPEDRDRRLKVVPLLLLREDGDEVVLTPDDDVVLAPGDQLLFAGRAAERRGLESTLVIESGAAYVLFDRRVPSSWVWRRLSKDDGDPLGGDRPRSTGTRAAEPPTVSVGSPRLDGDDEEDA; this is translated from the coding sequence ATGAGCAACCCGCTGATGGTCTTCCTCGAGCTGCTCGGCCGGCGCGACCCCGTCCGGCGGATCCCGGCGCTCGTCGACCTGGCGCCCGAGCAGGCGTCGTCGGCGATCTTCGTCGTGATGCGTCGGATGCGCGCCCCGCTGATCACGCTGATCGTGATCTTCAGCATCAGCGTCATCGGGCTGTCGCTGATCCCCGGGATCGACGACCAGGGGCGGCCCGCCCACATCGGGCTCTTCGACTCGTTCTACTTCGTCAGCTACACCGCGACCACGATCGGCTTCGGCGAGCTGCCGTGGCCGTTCACCCCGGCGCAACGGCTGTGGGTGACCTTCACGATCTACGCGTCGGTGATCGGCTGGGCGTACGCGATCGGCTCGCTGCTGACGCTGCTGCAGGACCGCGCGTTCCAGCAGGCGGTGGCGCTGCAGGGCTTCACCCGCAAGGTCGGGCGCATGCGTGAACCGTTCTTCCTGGTCGCCGGGTTCGGCCGGGCGGGGGAGCTGCTGGCTCGTGACTTCGACGCGCTCGGGCAGCAGCTGGTGGTGATCGACTCGTCCTCGGAGCGCATCGACGCCCTCGAGCTCGGCTCGTACCACGCCGACATCCCCGGCCTGGTCGCCGACGCCGCCAACCCCCGCAACCTCGGCGCCGCCGGGCTCAACCACCCGAGCTGCGCGGCCGTGCTCGCCCTGAGCAACGACGACGAGACGAACCTCGCCGTCACCATGGCGGCAGCGCTCCTGCGCCCTGACATCCCGGTCGTGGCCCGGACGGTGTCAGCCGCGGTCGCGGAGCGGATGCACGCCTTCGGCACGCCCACCGTGGTCAACCCGTTCGACCGCTTCGGCGAGCACCTGCGGCTCGCGCTGAACGCACCGGCGTCCTACCAGCTGCTCACCTGGCTCGAGGCCGGCCCGGGCGCCGAGCTGCCCAAGCGCGGCGAGCCGCGGCGCGACGGGCTCTGGGTCGTCTGCGGGTACGGCCGCTTCGGGCGCGAGGTGACCTCCGACCTGCGCGCCGCGGGCCTCGACGTGGTGGTCGTCGAGTCGGTCGCCAGCGAGGACCACGACGCCGAGGTCGTCCTCGGCGACGGCTCCGACGGCCGGGTCCTCCTCGAGGCGGGCCTCGAGCGGGCCGTCGGCCTGGTCGCGGGCACCGACAACGACACGACGAACCTCTCGATGCTCGCCACCGCGCGCCGGCACAACCCGGGGCTGTTCCTGGCCGCCCGGCAGAACCTGCCGACCAGCGCGGCCCTCTTCGAGGCGATGCGGCCCGACGCGCTGCTGGTGCCGACCGAGGTGGTCGCGCACGAGGTCTACGCGCAGCTCAGCACGCCGCTGCTCTGGCGCTTCATCCAGCGGCTCCCCGCGCAGGGGGACGGCTGGGCCGACGTCGTCACCGCGCGGCTGCGCTCCAGCTGCGGCCAGCAGCTGCCCGCGCTGTGGAAGGTCCGGCTGGACCACGCTCAGGCCCCCGCCCTGGAGCGGCTCCTGCCGACCGGGCGCGTCCGCCTCGGCGACCTCCTCCGCAGCCCCGAGGACCGCGACCGTCGGCTGAAGGTCGTCCCGCTGCTGCTGCTGCGCGAGGACGGGGACGAGGTCGTCCTGACCCCCGACGACGACGTCGTGCTGGCGCCGGGCGACCAGCTGCTGTTCGCCGGGCGCGCCGCCGAGCGACGCGGGCTGGAGAGCACGCTGGTCATCGAGTCGGGGGCGGCGTATGTGCTCTTCGACCGCCGGGTGCCCTCGAGCTGGGTCTGGCGGCGGTTGTCGAAGGACGACGGCGACCCGCTCGGCGGGGACCGCCCCCGGAGCACCGGCACCCGGGCGGCCGAGCCGCCGACGGTGTCGGTGGGCTCGCCCAGGCTGGACGGCGACGACGAGGAGGACGCATGA
- a CDS encoding DUF6394 family protein, whose translation MNLEKVVFGFFVLLAATLNMGFFVGDIANPDLHNVYELFAALAVSLIATVLKFGDRTQIGAVHLATSLVADLQLIAASVVWVWADEISKAGITPESTASVVSLSGGALLANLVSVVLLVTETVTFHRG comes from the coding sequence GTGAACCTCGAGAAGGTCGTCTTCGGCTTCTTCGTCCTGCTCGCCGCGACGCTCAACATGGGCTTCTTCGTCGGCGACATCGCCAACCCGGACCTGCACAACGTGTACGAGCTGTTCGCGGCGCTCGCGGTGAGCCTGATCGCGACGGTGCTCAAGTTCGGCGACCGGACGCAGATCGGCGCGGTGCACCTCGCGACGAGCCTGGTCGCCGACCTCCAGCTCATCGCCGCGAGCGTCGTGTGGGTGTGGGCCGACGAGATCTCCAAGGCCGGCATCACGCCGGAGTCGACGGCGAGCGTGGTGTCGCTCTCGGGCGGCGCGCTCCTGGCCAACCTGGTGTCGGTCGTGCTGCTGGTGACCGAGACCGTCACGTTCCACCGGGGCTGA